One window of Trifolium pratense cultivar HEN17-A07 linkage group LG5, ARS_RC_1.1, whole genome shotgun sequence genomic DNA carries:
- the LOC123886169 gene encoding protein FAR1-RELATED SEQUENCE 5-like: MDLTSTSSGIAQMPVVDSSDTLADSLQCYSPTKKETWEYLAFKSVEEVEKFYGDYALKSGFSIRILLKSRNNSQNQRTDKIHYLRYGCNKQGYKKGSLLDPKNKPKSESPVVVEFEKVKEKPEERVGCTAAISLKLDETLNVFKIYKWDVPHCHPLHKPEHGCYLRSFKQVNEVQGQLAVINSKAGMSMRTSYEVMGQGVGGTDNLPFRFSDLKNYLMTNRQKEMLVGEATVIQDFFRNEALSKPSFYYDIQVDAAEDIASIFWADGIMQLDYALFGDVISFDTTYRTNNQYRPLAAFMGFDNHRTSVLFGAALLYDETAATFDWLFTTFLKCMSNKKPQSIYTDQATALLKSVPNIFEGVFHGLCSWHMAENAKKNLGSRANSAFFDELNILISHVETESDFDYNWDQMMKTCFDGRPTADFKWLVQTYRNRMHWSSAWVKNHFTAGLKTTQLSESFNAFLRHFLQPDHSLVIFFNHFNIMVQRMRDNHTELDFKAANTRAKNNYPNSQLMRSVVNKYTPTCFAFIHRQYDFSFKYFYEEVTPQVSSIDKVFKVFTIVHVDEPEEVDGVNYDDACNDGPSNRDVLDEEVAENLSPNFEKHDRLDERLVTIDIRAKRISCTCRMFENRGFLCRHIFKILEFLGGSVQYHGLKTIPAEYVLKRWCRDVRQSVKSTINVATEGATQAQRYQQICAVTVNLCTRVCADPEASQIFLNGVIEAGRKAEELLNSKGIHTVQSSVTPPKSSSVTPSKSCNTTAVSEASDAQKSTGPKFKKRPNPIRSKKRLKSDYELAREHQKLLIHRKRKQRGAEDLKGKESAD, from the exons ATGGATTTGACATCAACTTCATCTGGAATTGCCCAAATGCCTGTTGTTGATAGTTCAGACACACTTGCTGATAGTTTGCAATGCTACTCTCCTACTAAAAAAGAAACTTGGGAGTATCTTGCTTTTAAATCGGTTGAAGAGGTTGAAAAATTTTATGGTGATTATGCACTTAAAAGTGGGTTTTCAATTCGGATTTTGTTGAAATCAAGAAACAATTCACAGAATCAGCGAACTGATAAAATACACTATCTACGATATGGATGTAACAAACAAGGTTACAAGAAAGGAAGTTTGCTTGATCCGAAGAACAAGCCAAAATCAGAGAGTCCGGTTGTGGTTGAATTTgagaaagtaaaagaaaaacctGAGGAAAGGGTTGGTTGTACAGCTGCCATATCTTTGAAGTTGGATGAAACTCTGAATGTCTTTAAGATATACAAATGGGATGTGCCCCATTGTCATCCGTTACATAAACCGGAACATGGATGTTACTTGAGATCATTCAAACAAGTCAATGAAGTGCAAGGACAGCTTGCTGTAATAAATTCGAAAGCCGGGATGTCGATGAGAACTTCTTATGAAGTCATGGGTCAGGGAGTTGGAGGAACAGATAACTTGCCTTTTCGATTTTCAGATTTAAAGAATTATCTGATGACAAATCGGCAAAAAGAGATGCTAGTTGGTGAGGCAACCGTGATTCAAGATTTTTTTAGAAATGAAGCTTTGTCGAAACCATCCTTTTATTATGATATTCAAGTTGATGCTGCGGAAGATATAGCTAGTATTTTTTGGGCAGATGGGATTATGCAGCTTGATTATGCCTTATTTGGTGATGTTATAAGCTTTGATACAACTTACCGAACCAATAATCAGTATCGCCCTTTAG CTGCATTCATGGGCTTTGACAATCATCGTACAAGTGTGTTATTTGGCGCTGCCCTGTTGTATGACGAGACTGCAGCAACTTTTGACTGGTTGTTTACAACATTTTTGAAATGTATGTCCAATAAAAAACCACAATCGATATACACGGATCAGGCGACTGCATTGTTGAAGTCAGTTCCAAATATTTTTGAAGGTGTTTTTCATGGACTTTGCTCATGGCATATGGCAGAGAATGCAAAGAAGAATCTCGGGTCTCGTGCAAATAGTGCTTTTTTTGATgagttgaatattttgatttcaCATGTTGAGACTGAATCAGATTTTGATTACAATTGGGATCAGATGATGAAAACCTGTTTTGATGGAAGGCCAACTGCAGACTTTAAGTGGCTTGTTCAAACTTACAGGAATCGTATGCATTGGTCTTCAGCTTGGgtcaaaaatcattttactgCTGGTTTGAAAACAACTCAATTAAGTGAGTCCTTCAATGCCTTTCTCCGTCATTTTCTGCAGCCTGATCATTCACTTGTTATATTCTTCAATCATTTTAATATTATGGTCCAGAGAATGAGGGATAATCATACTGAGTTAGACTTTAAGGCTGCAAACACTAGAGCAAAAAACAATTATCCCAACAGTCAACTGATGCGGTCAGTTGTAAACAAATACACCCCAACTTGCTTTGCATTCATTCATAGGCAGtatgatttttctttcaaatacttTTATGAAGAGGTCACACCCCAAGTTTCTTCAATTGATAAGGTTTTCAAAGTTTTTACAATTGTACATGTTGATGAACCTGAGGAAGTAGATGGTGTTAATTATGATGATGCTTGTAATGATGGGCCTTCAAACCGTGATGTTTTGGATGAAGAAGTTGCTGAAAACCTTTCCCCAAACTTTGAAAAGCATGATCGACTTGATGAACGGCTTGTGACAATTGATATTAGGGCCAAACGTATTAGCTGCACATGCCGTATGTTTGAGAACAGGGGTTTCTTGTGTCgacatattttcaaaatattggaGTTTTTAGGTGGTTCTGTGCAATATCATGGTTTGAAGACAATACCTGCAGAATATGTGTTAAAGCGTTGGTGTAGAGATGTGCGTCAGTCTGTTAAATCTACTATCAATGTTGCCACTGAAGGCGCGACTCAAGCACAACGATATCAACAAATTTGTGCTGTTACAGTTAACCTTTGTACACGTGTTTGTGCAGATCCTGAGgcttctcaaatttttcttaaTGGTGTTATTGAAGCTGGGAGAAAGGCAGAAGAGTTGCTTAATTCGAAAGGTATTCATACAGTTCAATCTTCCGTGACGCCACCTAAGTCATCTTCCGTTACGCCATCTAAGTCTTGCAATACAACAGCTGTCAGTGAAGCATCTGATGCTCAAAAGTCGACTGGTCCAAAGTTCAAAAAAAGACCAAATCCAATTAGATCAAAGAAACGACTTAAAAGTGATTATGAATTGGCTAGAGAACACCAGAAATTGCTTATACACCGGAAGAGAAAACAGAGAGGGGCTGAGGATTTAAAGGGGAAAGAGTCTGCTGATTGA